The following proteins are encoded in a genomic region of Enterocloster clostridioformis:
- the glf gene encoding UDP-galactopyranose mutase, which translates to MKKYDYILVGSGLYAGVFAWYARKNKKRCLVVEKRNHIGGNVYCEDVEGIHVHKYGAHIFHTGNRKVWEFVNSLAEFNRYTNSPVANYKGQMYNMPFNMNTFSRMWGISTPDEAKAIIEKQRAEITGEPKNLEEQAIRLVGRELYEKLIKGYTEKQWGRDCRELPAFIIKRIPVRYIYDNNYFNDPYQGIPIGGYNAIVEKLFEGCDIETSVDYLEHREHYNSLGETVVYTGTIDAFYGCRFGKLEYRSLRFESQVLDQENHQGVAVVNYTDRETPYTRVIEHKHFEFGTQPKTVITREYPVSWQEGMEPYYPVNDQKNQELYQKYEELAGAESHVLFGGRLGEYKYYDMDKVIESAMNKAEEIFG; encoded by the coding sequence ATGAAAAAATACGATTATATATTGGTGGGAAGCGGTCTGTATGCAGGTGTGTTTGCCTGGTACGCCAGAAAGAACAAAAAGCGCTGTCTGGTGGTGGAGAAGAGGAACCACATAGGCGGAAACGTGTACTGCGAGGACGTGGAGGGCATTCATGTGCACAAGTACGGCGCCCATATCTTCCATACGGGCAACAGGAAGGTGTGGGAATTCGTGAATTCCCTGGCGGAGTTCAACCGCTACACCAACAGCCCGGTGGCTAATTATAAGGGCCAGATGTACAACATGCCCTTTAATATGAATACCTTCAGCCGCATGTGGGGCATATCCACACCGGATGAGGCCAAGGCCATCATCGAGAAGCAGAGGGCGGAGATTACAGGTGAGCCAAAGAACCTGGAGGAACAAGCCATCCGTCTGGTGGGAAGGGAATTGTACGAAAAATTAATAAAAGGGTATACGGAAAAGCAGTGGGGCAGGGATTGCAGGGAGCTTCCGGCCTTTATCATCAAACGCATACCTGTGCGGTATATCTATGACAACAATTATTTCAATGACCCCTATCAGGGGATTCCCATAGGGGGATATAATGCCATAGTGGAGAAGCTGTTTGAGGGCTGTGATATAGAGACTTCAGTGGATTACCTGGAACACAGGGAACACTATAACAGCCTGGGGGAGACCGTGGTATACACGGGCACCATTGACGCTTTCTACGGCTGCCGGTTCGGCAAGCTGGAGTACCGCAGCCTGCGCTTTGAGTCCCAGGTGCTGGACCAGGAGAACCACCAGGGAGTGGCGGTGGTGAATTATACGGACCGGGAGACGCCCTATACCAGGGTAATTGAGCACAAGCATTTTGAGTTCGGCACACAGCCAAAGACAGTGATTACCAGGGAGTATCCGGTGAGCTGGCAGGAGGGCATGGAACCCTACTATCCGGTGAATGACCAGAAGAACCAGGAGCTGTACCAGAAGTATGAGGAACTGGCAGGGGCCGAATCCCATGTATTGTTTGGCGGCCGTCTGGGAGAATATAAGTACTACGATATGGACAAGGTAATCGAGTCAGCCATGAACAAGGCAGAGGAGATTTTCGGATAA
- the treC gene encoding alpha,alpha-phosphotrehalase: protein MGHFKDSTIYQIYTKSFQDTTGNGLGDIRGVISRLDYLKELGIDYIWLTPFFCSPLNDNGYDVADYRAVDPVFGTMEDVEELIREADVRGMGCMFDMVFNHTSTEHRWFKKALEGNPEYMDYYIFREGSPDAPPTNWQSKFGGNAWEYVPHLKKWYLHLFDVSQADLNWDNPRVRGELKEVIRFWKAKGVKGFRFDVVNLISKPDVFVDDDKGDGRRFYTDGPRVHEYLRELVRDTGIEDMVTVGEMSSTTLDNCIRYSRPEDRELSMCFNFHHLKVDYRDGDKWKLMEPDLLRLKQLFMEWQEGMERENGWNAVFWCNHDQPRAISRFGDDGQYWKESAKMLATVIHMFRGTPYVYQGEELGMTNPYYDDISRYRDVESINYYRILTEQGITGEEALKVLAARSRDNGRTPMQWDGSRYAGFTQGEPWIDIPENHSYINAQAEAGDSGSILNYYKRLIALRKEYKVISEGEIEFIYREHPQVLAYRRTYRGQELVVLANMKASEADLGERLELDGCRLLIGNYTGEECGQALERLKPYECRVYMKTR, encoded by the coding sequence ATGGGGCATTTTAAGGACAGTACGATTTACCAGATTTATACCAAGTCCTTTCAGGATACAACGGGAAACGGTCTGGGCGACATACGCGGAGTCATAAGTAGGCTGGACTACTTAAAGGAACTGGGGATTGACTATATTTGGCTGACACCATTTTTTTGCTCCCCTCTCAATGATAACGGGTACGATGTGGCTGACTATCGGGCTGTCGACCCTGTATTCGGCACCATGGAGGATGTGGAGGAACTGATTCGGGAAGCGGATGTGAGGGGAATGGGATGCATGTTTGATATGGTATTTAACCATACATCCACGGAACACCGCTGGTTTAAGAAGGCGCTTGAGGGCAATCCGGAGTATATGGATTATTATATCTTCAGGGAAGGGAGCCCGGACGCGCCCCCCACCAACTGGCAGTCCAAATTCGGGGGAAATGCCTGGGAGTATGTACCCCACCTGAAAAAATGGTACCTTCACCTGTTCGATGTAAGCCAGGCCGATTTAAACTGGGATAATCCCAGGGTGCGCGGGGAGCTTAAGGAGGTCATCCGGTTCTGGAAGGCAAAGGGCGTGAAGGGATTCCGGTTCGACGTGGTGAACCTGATATCCAAACCGGATGTATTTGTGGATGATGACAAAGGGGATGGGCGCCGCTTTTATACCGACGGGCCAAGGGTACATGAGTATCTCCGGGAGTTGGTGCGGGATACGGGCATAGAGGACATGGTGACCGTGGGAGAAATGTCCTCCACCACCCTGGATAACTGTATCCGCTACAGCAGGCCGGAAGACCGCGAGTTGTCCATGTGCTTTAACTTCCATCACCTGAAGGTGGATTACAGGGACGGGGATAAGTGGAAACTGATGGAGCCTGACTTGCTCCGGCTTAAACAGCTGTTCATGGAGTGGCAGGAGGGGATGGAGCGGGAGAATGGCTGGAATGCCGTGTTCTGGTGCAACCACGACCAGCCCAGAGCCATATCGCGGTTTGGGGATGACGGACAATACTGGAAGGAATCCGCTAAAATGCTGGCAACGGTCATCCATATGTTCCGCGGGACGCCTTATGTGTACCAGGGGGAGGAGCTGGGCATGACCAATCCTTATTACGATGATATTTCCCGGTACCGGGACGTTGAAAGCATTAACTATTACCGTATCCTGACAGAGCAGGGAATCACCGGGGAGGAAGCCTTAAAGGTGCTGGCCGCCCGTTCCAGGGATAACGGCCGTACGCCTATGCAGTGGGACGGCAGCCGGTACGCCGGATTTACACAGGGGGAGCCGTGGATTGACATACCGGAGAACCATTCTTATATCAACGCGCAGGCAGAGGCAGGTGATTCCGGCTCTATATTGAATTATTACAAAAGGCTGATTGCCCTGAGGAAAGAATATAAAGTCATATCAGAAGGGGAGATTGAATTCATATACAGGGAACATCCTCAGGTGCTGGCGTACAGGCGCACATACCGGGGGCAGGAGCTTGTGGTTTTGGCCAACATGAAGGCTTCTGAGGCTGATTTGGGAGAAAGACTGGAGCTTGACGGCTGCAGGCTGCTGATTGGCAACTACACCGGGGAGGAGTGCGGACAGGCACTGGAACGGCTGAAGCCTTATGAATGCAGGGTATACATGAAGACGAGGTGA
- a CDS encoding PTS transporter subunit EIIC, translating into MGKFTGDSKKLLEYVGGRENIAAVSHCVTRMRFVLNDPSKADTQAIESLACAKGTFTQAGQFQVIIGNEVSTFYNDFAEVAGIEGVSKDAVKKAAMQNQTLLQRMLAGFTLVYLERFFRKICPAMISMIVVPFCSLLISVAVAHGILGPIGWKIGAVISDCVNAGLTSPFKGVFAGIFGFFYAPLVITGLHHMSNAIDLQLIADFGGTTLWPMIALSNIAQGSAVLAMILLQKNDAKAKEVSVPACISCCLGVTEPAMFGVNLKYGFPFICGMTGSAVGAVLSVVSGIKANAIGVGGIPGILSIQPQYMGPFAAAMGLAILIPFCLTYALGRKKGIGGSQDGRQESQGR; encoded by the coding sequence GTGGGAAAGTTTACAGGGGATTCGAAGAAACTGTTGGAGTATGTGGGGGGCAGGGAGAATATTGCGGCCGTATCCCACTGTGTAACCAGGATGCGCTTTGTGTTAAATGATCCGTCCAAGGCGGATACACAGGCCATCGAAAGCCTGGCTTGCGCCAAGGGCACATTCACCCAGGCAGGGCAGTTCCAGGTCATAATCGGCAATGAGGTGAGCACCTTTTACAATGACTTTGCGGAGGTGGCAGGCATAGAGGGGGTCTCCAAGGACGCGGTGAAGAAGGCTGCCATGCAGAACCAGACCCTTCTCCAGAGAATGCTGGCCGGCTTTACCCTGGTGTATCTGGAGCGGTTCTTCAGAAAAATATGTCCTGCCATGATTTCCATGATTGTGGTTCCCTTCTGTTCCCTGCTGATATCAGTGGCAGTGGCTCACGGTATCCTGGGACCCATTGGCTGGAAGATTGGCGCCGTGATTTCAGACTGTGTGAACGCAGGCCTGACATCCCCCTTTAAGGGAGTGTTTGCCGGTATCTTTGGATTCTTCTACGCGCCACTTGTAATCACGGGACTTCATCATATGAGCAATGCCATTGACCTTCAGCTGATAGCTGATTTTGGAGGCACCACCCTGTGGCCCATGATTGCCCTGTCCAATATCGCCCAGGGATCCGCTGTACTGGCCATGATTCTTCTCCAGAAGAATGACGCCAAGGCAAAGGAAGTATCCGTACCCGCCTGCATCTCCTGCTGCCTGGGTGTAACAGAACCAGCCATGTTCGGTGTGAACCTGAAATACGGCTTTCCATTTATCTGCGGAATGACCGGATCGGCGGTGGGCGCAGTTTTGTCTGTTGTAAGCGGAATCAAGGCCAATGCCATCGGTGTGGGAGGCATACCGGGCATCCTGTCCATCCAGCCCCAGTACATGGGACCCTTCGCAGCAGCCATGGGACTGGCAATCCTGATTCCCTTCTGCCTGACCTATGCCCTCGGAAGGAAGAAAGGGATAGGCGGCAGCCAGGACGGCAGGCAGGAGAGTCAGGGCCGGTGA
- the treR gene encoding trehalose operon repressor, whose protein sequence is MAKTKYNEIYTALREKMEDGTYAFQELLPSENTLVKEFGCSRNTIRRAIGQLASEGYVQSIHGKGVRIIYQPGQQQSEFILGGIESLKEAVARNRKNYTTKVVCFAELTVDETIRRRTTFPVGAQIYYIQRVRCIEGEALIIDHNYFLKDVVRDLTPEIAERSIYEYMENDLGESIVTTKRKMTVERVNQIDEKYLDLKDYNCMAVVSSMTYNKEGVMFEFTQSRHRPDRFVFYDLAHRTK, encoded by the coding sequence ATGGCTAAGACAAAATATAATGAGATTTATACGGCGCTCAGGGAAAAGATGGAGGATGGGACATACGCTTTTCAGGAGCTGCTGCCCTCGGAAAATACCCTGGTGAAGGAGTTCGGCTGTTCAAGGAATACCATCCGCCGGGCCATCGGGCAGCTGGCGTCGGAAGGATATGTGCAGAGCATCCACGGCAAGGGAGTGAGAATCATTTACCAGCCCGGACAGCAGCAGTCGGAGTTCATACTGGGAGGCATAGAGAGCCTGAAGGAGGCAGTGGCCAGAAACAGGAAAAATTATACCACCAAGGTGGTCTGCTTCGCGGAGCTGACCGTGGATGAGACCATACGCAGGCGGACCACATTCCCTGTGGGGGCCCAGATTTATTATATACAGCGTGTGCGCTGCATTGAGGGGGAAGCCTTAATCATTGACCATAACTATTTCCTAAAGGATGTGGTGCGGGACCTGACGCCGGAGATTGCGGAGCGTTCCATTTATGAATATATGGAAAATGACCTGGGCGAAAGCATTGTGACCACCAAGAGAAAGATGACCGTGGAGCGAGTTAACCAGATTGATGAAAAGTATCTGGATTTAAAGGATTATAACTGTATGGCAGTGGTGAGCAGCATGACCTATAATAAGGAGGGAGTCATGTTTGAGTTCACCCAGTCCAGGCACAGACCGGACCGGTTCGTATTTTACGATCTGGCCCATCGGACAAAATAG